TTTCGAAGGATTGAAGTCACTCGGATTTCCCGTAGATAAATGggattttttgttgtttagtATTTTGCTCGAAAAATTTGATATGACTACAAAAACTCAGTTTGAGTTCGAACATCGCAATTTTCAGATACCCACATATCAACAATTGATGACCTTCCTTGAAAGCCATGCTAAAGCTCTGGACTCCGCTAAACTCACTACATCAAATTCCAAAGATGTGAAATTCGCTTCTAAGCTCAATCCATCAAGTTTTGCTAccgaaataaaattcaaacaaaCTCATTTTGCGTGTTCGTTGTGTAATGATGATCATAATTTAGAACAGATGTCCAAAATTTCATGATAAATAGCCAGAACAAAGATTTGAGCATGTCAATAAGCATAATCTTTGCAAAAATTGTCTGGGAGATCAACATTCAACAAGCAAATGCATCTCAAAAAATACTTGTCGAACCTGCAAAAGGCGCCATCATACGTTATTGCATTTAGACCGTCCAGAGGTTTCCCAAAACCAGCCATCTAAAAGTAATTCTATTCATTCAAATAACACCGTTGGCTCTGTTGTGAATACCATGCTTACCGTAGTTCTACCTGTAGCTGAATTGGACATACAAGACTGGTTTGGTAGATACCATCGTGTGCGTGCTCTGGTCGATTCTGGTAGcatgatcaattttattactgaaaatttacaaaaaactttacAACTTACAAAAGGCATTCGATCAGTTATGATTGAAGGGTTGAACAACATGCAGTCAAATTGCAATAGCGGGTCCGTTGAATGTATTATTAAGCCATATGACAGCCATCAtccaatattaaattttacagcCGTTATATCTGAAAATATATGTTCCTATCAACCAAGAACGGCGATTGACATCTCTAGATACTCTCATCTTCGAGATTTAACAATTCCACGAAGCCAAACATCTCCAGACTCTATCGATCTTCTTTTGGGGGCAGAATTGGTTCCGCATATATTTACCGGAGATCGTCGTATAGGTCAAATGGACGAGCCAGCTGCagtaaaatcaatttttggttGGCTTCTGATGGGCAAAAATCCTGATcatcaacatgtttttttgaacaattataaaataatgttagatACTATACGCTAGTGAATTTCGgtacattttattgttctttaaTGTTCTAATCCTAAACTATCACTTGTAAAGTCGATGCGAAGTAATTGTAAAGATTCGATATCagataacctcaatttaaatttttcaaaattatttatttaaatctttatctaCCCGGATCAAACCTATTTAGAACGATAAACTTAACTtggttaacaaagaaaataattaatatttgtatggaataatgaaatttggatgaaaatttacaaaattaatttgaatatattggaaaatttatcgttgagatcagaagaaaatgaatggatatttgaaaattgatttaaaagagcatcaaaattacgaaatatcacgctaattataaataattttaaaaatttaaaaaataatttgacaaattgaattagagacattttaaatgtcaaagttGGCTACATTGAAAAAACTAAGACACAAATTCCAAATCcataaatttaaccaatcaGGAGAGGTTATTTGGAAATTTAACATCCGAAAAACggaatttatcaacaaaaaaggTGTGCTTCCTGTTGTCTAAAGAAACacactcattttttttttgctctgctgaaaattaattaaatcaacgtGTTAacgagtttaaaaaaatatatccgTTCCTGTTCAACTGTGAAAAAACAATTCATCCTGTtcctattaaagaaaaatatccgTTCCTGTTCAATAATTTCGAAGAAACGATTAAACTCGCTCCTGATCAAGTAAAGCAATTGGTTCCGTTTCTGGTAGAAACCATCATCACTAGTGAAGAGAAAAATTGGTTCCCAATCCTGAATCCAACTGTTCCTGTcacgaagaaaatattattctgCGTTTGACCTCCAAAGTCCCCATAGAAACAAATTGGCtaagtaattttttgttataatttattgtttttgttgatacattttttaaagaaaaaaactctTCTTACCTTCAATACGAGAAGTTCTTGATAagttcaatataaattttgagattacGATTACAATttcctaattaatttaatatttgacgAGTTGTTTAAGACCATAACATATCCGAgttgataaatattacttcgaattaactaatttagaatatttgtttatataatcagtaaattttgttaattttgtcgacAACATCTCAATTTGATTGCACCTTAAGTTGTACACATGTTTGTCTTGACAGTGTTACCAGAACCTGCCTTTAACCCTGAGATAATTCGACAAttctgtttaaatatttaaatttttttcaatttaataaaaaacaaattattataaaatttagtaaTGTTGTTTTGCGGTCCATTTGGAAAAACATTTCAATACATCCACATCTACAAACATTTCTCTTTTGATCGAGCCATCTTTGGATCAATGTCTTCAAAAATTCTGGGAACTTGATCAAATCAAGAATGACATGACTCAGTCACCTGAAGATCTGAAGTGCGAagaaatatttgtaaataattatcaaCGAACACAAAGCGGACGATTTATAGTCAAACTGCCATTTCGAAATGAAAGTCATGATTTGGATCAATCGTACTCACAAGCTTTACGAAGATTTTTATCTTTAGAAAAGAGACTAATTAAAATGTCTACTGTGTATGCTAAATATAAAGTATTCATGGAAGATTATCTGGGAAAGGGTCACATGTCTCCTATTCCTTCTCACGATTATCATGATCCACAATCCTATTACCTTCCGCATCATGCTGTTTACCGTCATGATTCTTCTAAAATTAGAGTTGTATTCGATGCTTCAGCCAAAACTAATAATGGACACTCTCTTAATGATCTTCTAATTACTGGTTCTAAGCTTCAAAGCGATTTAGTTTCTATTCTCGTTAATTTCCGATGTTTACCTGTCGTATTTATTTGTGACATAAGACAAATGTATCGTCAGATTCTAATTCATCCACAACACCGCAATTATCAACGCATAATTTGGAGAAATTCTCCTCATGACAATATTAGTGAATATCAATTGAACACTGTAACTTATGGTATCTCATCTTCCCCATATTTGGCACTACGAACCATCCAAGAGCTTGCAAAAATATATGCAGATCAATATCCTGCGGCCTCGCACACGTTGTTGCACGACACATATGCCGATGATATCGTTACGGGCAGTGTATCACTTCAAGATGCTTTAAATCTACAACAACAACTTATAACATTGTTATCGCTGGGTGGTTTTGAGCTCGCTAAATGGGCAAGCAACGAATCTGAATTGATGAGAAACATTGATGACATTCAACATGGTGCTCCAGTTTTATTGGATAACCGAGAAGACGGTTTTATTAAGGTCCTGGGTCTCCATTGGGATCCTCAAGATGATACATTTGGGTTTTCATACGTCCCTAGAGAAACAAATTGCACTAAAAGATCAATTTTGTCAAACATTGCAAGAATACATGATCCGATCGGCTTTATCACACTTTGTATTCTTGCTGCTAAGCGTCTGATGCAAAAATTGTGGTTGGCAAGGGTGGACTGGGATGATGTACCATCTGACGACATTCAAAATCGTTGGCACCAGTTCAAACTTCAATTACCACAACTATCACAATTGAGGATTACTCGGTTGATTATGCCATCCGATTATGAAGCAGTCGAACTCCATTTATTCTCCGATGCCTCATCTATCGGCTACTGTGCGGTTGCGTATCTAAGATGTATTTTACCTGATAACacaattaaaataagttttatttctgctAAATCTAGAGTAGCTCCATTGAAAACGACTTCATTACCACGTCTAGAGCTGTGTGGTGCCGTACTTCTGGCTGATCTAGCAAAATTTGTATTATCCATCCTTACAGCTGTCAGTAAACCAACAATCTTCGCATGGTGCGACTCAATGGTCGTGTTAAATTGGCTAAATTCATCTCCACACAGATGGAAGACATTTGTGGCTAATAGAACAAGTCATATACAAGGAATTTTACCAGGGCATCATTGGCATTACGTACCATCCTCGGAGAACCCTGCGGATCCAGGATCTAGAGGACTTCTTCCAATGGGAGATGGAGATGGTTCATTGTGGGTTGTGGTGGCATGGACCGGAATGGTTAGCACTATCACCTTCTCATTGGCCGTCGCAATCGTTCAACATATGCTCTGAAGAGATCGCCGAGGAGGAAAACCAAAATACATTGGGAACTGTACTCAAAAAACCTCAGAATTTTCTACTTACATTGTTAAATCAATTTTCCAATTTGGattagataaaaaatattatatcttATGTCTTGCGATTTGTTTAAAGGTGTGTCCAGACATAGCGCGGCAGGTGCGCGGCGTTCGTCGGACACAATTCTGCGCGCGCCAGTTTGGACGTATTCAAATAACGTGTGCGCGGCAGTGCTACGCGGCATATGCGCGGCACGCCGAGCGCGAATGCCGCGCAATGTCTGGACACACCTTCAGGTTGTCGTAATAAAGAGCAATTTTATTCTGTAACAATCTCTGAACTTGAACAACAACGGGCTCTGCTCGGCTCTGATTATTGCTCGACAGGTCCAAATAGAGCACTTTGGGGACTTATACAAAAATCTACAAACAAACAAACCCATTTCGAAGTCATATAGGAAGCTAGCACCATTTATTGatgacaataaattaattataaatttaaccatttaTACAACGAAAACTTTAGAATACTTGATCTCATTTTGTGTAACATTGACACTGTACGGGAAATTAAATGTTGTCCGGATCCGTTGGTTAAGCCGGATCGTCACCACCCCGCCATTGAATTTGTTGTTGTCAACGTTCAATTGCGTTGTTTTCATGATGGTCcttcaattaaatatttttataacaaagctGACTATGTAGCGATTAACGATGCTCTTTGCGCGATCGACTGGTCGGAACGATTTGATGGTCGTGTGATTGACGAAGTTGTTAGAGCCTTCTATGATGCGGTTAACGATCTCGTCAGCACTCATGTTCCGCATAAACCCGTGTCTAAATGTCGTTTTCCACCATGGTATTCCCCATCCACAGTAAGAGTCATTCGTGAGAAACTTAAAGCTCATCGTAATTGGAAGAGGTTTGGCAACAATAACTATTATTTGTCTTTTACTATTCTCCGTAAACGTTCtaaagttttgattaaatctgACTATCAGAAGTACTTGCGCTCGGTCcaagaaaatttgattgagCGCCCTGATCATTTGTGGTCTTTCGTTAAAAATAGGAGGGGTGGATGTGCCGCTATTCCCACTCACATGAGGCTTGGTAATGAGGTCGCGGATAATATCCTTGATGTGTGTTCTCTGTTTTCACGTTATTTTAATGAGGCATTTGTCGGCGCTACCATTGCTAACCGGACTGATTCAGCCGGTATTCTCCCGTGGTTTACTGAGGAAAATGTGTTGTCCGTTCTTAATGAAGTCGATCCTAAAGCTGGAGCCGGTCCTGATAATTTACCTGGTAACTTTATTAGACACTGCGCGAATGGTCTATCTAAACCgctatttttaatcttttcctTGTCCTTACGTATTGGTTCCTTTCCTGGTGAGTGGAAGAGGGGATTTGTGCTGCCGGTTTTTAAGTCCGGTGACAGGGGTGACGTCTCTAAATACCGCCCGATTACTATCTTGTCATTGGTTtcgaaagtttttgaaaaaatcatatattcTTATTTACTTTACCTCTTGAAACCTAGCCTGATTACGGAACAACATGGTTTTTTACCGGGTAAATCGGTGGAAACTAACCTAGTTTAttatactaattttattcataattccCTCAATTGTTCCAATCAGGTCGATGCGGTTTACACCGATTTTAGTAAAGCCTTTGACAAGATAGATCATAATATTCTGATGCAGAAATTAAGTACCTTTAATGTACCGCAAGGTCTTTTGACATGGTTGGGATCGTACGTAACGGGTCGTTGTCAGGCGGTGAGGATTGGTGGGGTTACATCCTCATATAACCCTGTCACATCGGGTGTTCCGCAGGGTAGCCATCTTGGCCCTATCCTCTTTGTGGCGT
This genomic stretch from Onthophagus taurus isolate NC unplaced genomic scaffold, IU_Otau_3.0 ScKx7SY_20, whole genome shotgun sequence harbors:
- the LOC111419946 gene encoding uncharacterized protein, which codes for MTQSPEDLKCEEIFVNNYQRTQSGRFIVKLPFRNESHDLDQSYSQALRRFLSLEKRLIKMSTVYAKYKVFMEDYLGKGHMSPIPSHDYHDPQSYYLPHHAVYRHDSSKIRVVFDASAKTNNGHSLNDLLITGSKLQSDLVSILVNFRCLPVVFICDIRQMYRQILIHPQHRNYQRIIWRNSPHDNISEYQLNTVTYGISSSPYLALRTIQELAKIYADQYPAASHTLLHDTYADDIVTGSVSLQDALNLQQQLITLLSLGGFELAKWASNESELMRNIDDIQHGAPVLLDNREDGFIKVLGLHWDPQDDTFGFSYVPRETNCTKRSILSNIARIHDPIGFITLCILAAKRLMQKLWLARVDWDDVPSDDIQNRWHQFKLQLPQLSQLRITRLIMPSDYEAVELHLFSDASSIGYCAVAYLRCILPDNTIKISFISAKSRVAPLKTTSLPRLELCGAVLLADLAKFVLSILTAVSKPTIFAWCDSMVVLNWLNSSPHRWKTFVANRTSHIQGILPGHHWHYVPSSENPADPGSRGLLPMGDGDGSLWVVVAWTGMVSTITFSLAVAIVQHML